From the genome of Brassica oleracea var. oleracea cultivar TO1000 chromosome C4, BOL, whole genome shotgun sequence:
AGATGCGTATATACATATATATTATTATTTTAATTGTGATATATGAATTATCAATATATTTAATAGTTTACCATAAATAAATATTTATATGGAAAACTGACATTAATGATGATATATAAGTTATTTTTATTACCATATTTAAAATCCCTGTAAAAAAATTTAAATTTTTATACGGAAATTTAACATCTCACAATTAATATGATGTCATGTCATCTATTTTAAGTGTCATGTCATCTTTTTTTCAGCGAAAATGATTATAGTGATGACATGTGTATAAATCACTTCGCAAATATATTCCAGGGGATGACTTTGTGCGTGAAACAGCAGGTTTGATGGTTTTTTCTTGATTTAAAAATGAGATATTTTGGAATCACCAATAGGTAATAATATATTTATTTTTTCGTAGAAATTAATATAAGCTTGAAAAATAACGGATCGAGAACATAAGATAAATAGGTTTTGTACGCCTTTTACTCTTGTCTTGGACATGGTGGTTGATTTCTTTTCTTGTTGATCGAATTCACGAATTCAAATAACATTTGAACATTGTGGAACCGTTCTTAATTTTTTGTTCCTTACTGTTTTTTTTTTGTAATGAATTAAAATATGAATTAAGCATATAAGTTGGAGAGAATCAAACTTTGAGTAGATATATGTTGTTGAGACTTATAGACCCACGCTTTTAAGTCCATTTTATTATATCCTCTCCATATATGAGTCGATACTACGCGCTGCTATTATCTTACATTTTCTTACTTTAAGCCGAACTTGTTAGGTGTTATAATTCTTTTATCTGTTTCATCTTTTATGCTTTTTGTATTAAGTATTTTCAAATTCTTTAGGAAAATATTTCTCAATTCTTGAAACAAACCATAGTATCTTAGTAAGAACCTTTAATCAACAATTTATTCATCCATAAAAGTTGAAACATGCGTAGAAGAACTGGGAGTTAAAACGATCGAAAACAATAAAAACTTGTTACATTGAATGAAAGGATTTATAAGGAGAGTTGTTTGACTTTAGTATCCTGATTGAAAAACCTTTTGGAAACAGGAAGAGCTGCGTACATGTTCTTGGTCAAACTCTGTATACGTTATTAATTTATTGCCGGCCAATCTGTTGTTTAGATAGATCATACAATAACGTCTACATGTCAATCTCATAAGCTATAATAATTTCTTTTAACCAACGGCCTTGGGTTAGTGGTACTTGAGGGGAAAACCCCCAATACGGTACCCGCAGTTCGAGTCCCGCTGGCCACCCGGGCTAGGGTTAAATCCCAAGAATACGTGGAGTGCCGTGGGCCTCGCGGGAATAGTCGGTTGACCACGGTCGCCGGAAACCCGCTGTTACCGAAAAAAAAAAAAAAAATCATGCATGCACATATTAATTGTTGAAACCGAACGTGTGTGTCATTGTGTGTGGATACTAACGTGTGTGTGTGTGTGTGTGTTAACAGGGAAGCGGAAGATGGAGCTAAAGTGGTGAGAGTTGAAAATTTGGATAATCCGTACAGGAAACAAACTAACTTCAACAGTAGATTCAAGCTTACTCTCAACAAGCTCTACGCTTGGGCTTTGTCTGATTACGACCGTGTGGTCATGCTCCATGCCGACAACCTCTTTCTTAAAAAGACCGACGAGCTGTTCCAGTGCGGACGCTTTTGTGCTGTCTTCATAAACCCTTGCATCTTCCACACTGGCCTCTTTGTCTTGCAACCGTCTGTGGAAGTGTTCAAGGACATGGTCCATGAGCTACAAGTTGGAAGAGAGAATCGTGATGGAGCTGATCAAGGCTTTCTTGTCAGTTACTTCTCTGATCTTCTTGACCAGCCTCTCTTTCGTCCTCCGAGTAATGGCTCTGTGCTCAGTGGCCATTTGAGACTTCCGTTAGGCTACCAAATGGACGCTTCTTATTTCTGTAAGTCGCATTCTTTTCAGTCCCAAATGATATGTTCTTGTCAATAATTCTATTGTCTCCGCGTATTTTAATAGCTGAGAGGTTTGATTTTTTTTTTATAAGTACATCTTTTGATATAGAATTTTTAATTTTTTAATAAATTAGATTTAAAAAGACCCCAAATATTATATATATATATATATATATATATATAGTTTTTTCATCACAAATTATACTGAGTTTTTATTTATATAAAATTTTAAATAAACATAAAATTTAAGATGTTAAAATATTTTGGCCCCATGGTCCATAAAATGTTGAAAAGTCCTTGATAATAAAACATATTTAGGTTAATGTAATAACATTATGATCTTTTACTCTCAGATCTTAAACTAAGATGGAACATACCCTGTGGACCAAACAGTGTGATTACATTCCCAGGAGCTGTTTGGTTAAAGCCATGGTACTGGTGGTCATGGCCTGTTCTTCCACTAGGTCTCTCATGGCACGAGCAGCGTCGCGCCACTCTAGGGTACTCAGCAGAGATGACTTTGGTCATTATCCAAGCAGTGTTCTACCTTGGAATCATAGTAGTCACACGACTAGCTCGTCCTACCATAACTAAGCTATGTTATCGCCGCTCTGACCGCAACTTAACAACGATTCAAGCAGGATTCAAGTTCATAGCACTTCTCTCTGTAGTCGCAGCCTACGTCTTCCCGTTCTTCACCATCCCTCACACCATACACCCACTCATCGGCTGGTTCCTCTACTTGATGGCCTCTTTTGCTCTCTCTTCCATTCCAATCAACACTCTTCTCCTCCCAACGCTCCCTGTTCTCACTCCATGGTTCGGCATTTTTGGGACGCTGCTTGTCATGGCCTTCCCTTGGTACCCTGATGGAGTAGTGAGGGCCTTGTCTGTTTTCGGATACGCATTTTGTTGCGCACCTTTTGTGTGGGTTGCATTTCTCAAGATCACGTCGCATCTCCAGGTTCTGATTGAAAAAGAGGTGTTGTTTCCGCGGTTGGGAGAATCAGGGACCACTTCTGGGTTCAGCAAATTGTATTAGGAGTGTTTATTTTGACGTATATTGGTTCTGTATATAATGGATTATTATTGTTTCATTCACATAAGAGCATGATTAACCTGGGCCGGGTTCTTAGGAAGAGTTATTAGCGGAAGTTAAGAAACTGTTTCTTAATTTTTAACTAAACAAGCTAAGAACCGGTTTCTTAACTTCCGCTAAGAACCCCACTCTAAAAACCCCACTCTAAGAACCCCGGGTTAATCATGGTCTTACATCTTATATCAACTCAATCTGACCTTATTTCTTTAACCTGGTCAAAATTTTCAATTTTGCTCTTTGAACCTCGTTTGGTCTGGACTAAATCATTCTCTTGGGTTCAGCACACAAAGAAAACAAAGTTAATGAACTGAGTCTAGAAAGGTAGGATGGTTAGCCTACATCACAAAATCCACTAGAACTTGAGGTAACAACGACTGAGCAAGGACTGTTTCTCTCAGTTCTTTATGTCCCTCAGTACTGATTTTTCCTCTCTCGTTACAGAAGCACGCCTATTCTTTAACTCCAGCCTCCCTAGACTCCTTAATTAATGCTCTATAATGTTTCACTTTGGCCATCGTTTTAGTAGTGTAATAACTTCATATAGCCGCTTGGGTTGTATTGTGAAGCGAGCTGTGATGTACTACAGAGTACAGACTGCGAGTGTGGTTTATATTTGACAACTACCATCTTTGTGGCTGCAAGAGGTACAAAAGAATAATCATCGACAACGAATCTGAGTACTATGACTACTCCATACATTCTTCAGTAACCTAATTCTCATTACGAACTGATCAAAGAGGAGTACTTGAGATCATGTATGTTTAAGAACTATCTTAATATTATATATTTTCGATGTAGACTTCTAATTTATCATATAAATTTATGTTTCAGTCACATAAACGTGTGTTAAATTTGATATATCTATTTACTTGAGTGACTAGTGTATCTATATAATATAAGGGGTGCATTCAATTGAACAACGAATTAATATTTATCTAAATCCTTCCCATTCCTAGGGCTGGCCAAAAAAACCGAACCCGATCCGAAAAAATAGTAGCGACCCCAAACTGAAATTGATTAAATATCCAAATAGGTTCAAAATTTTGGTATCTAGAGAACCGAAACCGAATTAATCCGATCCAAACAGAAGTATTTCGGGTATCCGAATGTATCCGAAATAGATTTATATACCTAAATATATGAATTATTTTTAGATTTAATGTATATTAAAAACATCCAAAATATATAAGATATTTTTTAAGTTGTTTAAAATACTTGAAAATATATACAAATAGTCAAAAATAAATATCTAAAATAGATAAAATATACTTCAAACACCAAAAATACTATAAATATCTATTGATTCTCTATCAAAATATTCAAACCAAATCAATTTATATGTTAATTTTAGGTATTTTAACATATGTTATTCAAATTTGTATGCAATATTTTATTTTATTTATTGATTTTGAGAAATTTAAAGTATATAATGAATTTTAAAATTTTAAAAATCATTTAAATGGGTTATCTAAACCCGAACAAAATCCGCAAAGATCCGAACCGAACCCGAACCGATCCCAAACAAAAATTTAGAAATACCCGAATATGACTGAAATCTTTGACCCCGAAAACCCGAAATCCGAATAAATCCAAACCGAACTTAGTACCCGAATGCCCACTCCTATCATTCCCTTTTTCTAAAATTTTGAAGACAACTTTTCAATGTCATTTTATATATAAAACTTTCCATTGCTAATTTCAATGTCATTTTATATATAAAACTTTCCATTGCTAATCATTAAATTAACTCTAAAATAAAACCATACATATATATACACTCTTGTTTTTTCCATCGATATGTGAGACCTAGACTATGAAAGATCAATGCACCGAGGTTAAAATTGGACGCATTTAAAACTTTTAGTCCAAAATGTTTTGCTCCAAATATTTTGTGACCGCCTCAATCCGACTGATATTTTATTTGGGCCCCTTACCTTTTATAGACCACATACTGGAATTTTGTATAGCTGTGTAATTTGTATAGGACCTTCACCTTTGGGATGGCACCAAATATTATAGTATTAAAAGACTTACAAATTCCACTTTCGTCTTGTTCCTACGTAATGGCGAATTGGCGATGATACGTTCATAACATAGCACGTGCTCAGCAGCCCACCATTTTTAACTTCATCTGTAGATTCTCTGAAACTTTTGGACGTTCCTTCCTTTTTTATTATTTTGTTTATGATATTTCTGATTGTTTCTACTGTAAAGAGAAACATTTCCATCTTCATTCCCATTTGTTTTTTTTCTGTTAAAGGCATTTGTGTTTTTTTCTAAGCTAATGATTACTGTTGAACATCTAGAGATAGCCTAGTGAAGATGGATAAATGATTTTACCACCGGGCTTCACATAAAGTACCACTTTTATTGTCGAACTTTAGACGAGCGTGAATAATCAACCAGTAGGTGGAGAAAAAAAAAACTCCAGTTTTGCAAAATCTAGTTCTAGACATCTAAGTCAAAGTCGCCTAGGATTCTCCAGCTTGTGTACGTCATCGTGGGATATATCACATCTATATGTTTTAATCATGAATGTTTTCCAAGCATATATAACAAAATGACTTTTCATAAAATCACTCACCCTACTAAGGTACTTTCGTCCATCATGTTTCAACTTGATTAGTAATATATACACAACATATATATAAAAAAAAAACTCTGAAAGAGAATATTATCGAATATGATAATGTTAATGTTTTTTTCTTTCTACTACACAGTTTTTCAATCAGAAGAAGACTAGGATAAGTCCAACTTTCATAAGTGTGAAACCCGTCCTTTTTACTAATATTGATATGGCCTAAAAAAAAATTTTCCATCAGATTTTGAATTAGAAATACAATATTACCAACATCTACGTTTAAACCACTAGGCTATCGCGTATAATAATGCTATATATTTTTGTAAAAATAGAAAAAAGTAATTTTTTAATAAAACTAATATTTTCTATATTCTTTTATAAATAGAAGAACTCTATTATAAACTATTAAAATATAAATATTTTAGAAAAAAATATAAAAAATGTGAAAGAGGATTGAAGGTGTTCTTAAAAGTTAGAACATGTGTTCCTTTGAAAGAGGGTTTAGTTTCATTAATAATCGTAGTTTTAACTTTTAACATATAGAATCTGCAGTTTGTAATTCACTAATCTATATTGTAATTTATTGTTTCTGCCTAGAGTTCAAATATTCGAACAAAAACTATATATATTTTTATATCCATGGAACGCACTCATAAGACCTAGAACATGTAAACAAGTTGTTTTGGCCATTTGGTAGAGAGTTTCAGCTGGAATTTCCGTTTTGGGTTCAATTTTTCATGGTCACCTAGTCGTTCCATTTAGATGGATTAATTGTGTATCCGGATGCAAAACCTCGTAAGATTAATCTTTGTGCCTAGAAAGCATTTGAAATCTCTACAGTTATAAAAAGTACCTCAACTTTTACTAAAAAAAGGTTAATTTCAACGTAAATCAACAATTCAATCCTTCATTTTTAAAGTCATCATAAGAAAACTCTAACGAGAAAATTTCATAAAAATACATTAACTAAATTTTGTTAACTTATTTTTAAACACAATTTTTTTCACTTTCTATTTTAATACCTTAACTATTTATTTTGCCCATTTTGATACACAAACTTTTGAAACAGTGCTCATTTATTACACAATGTATTAGTTTTAATCAAAAATATTAATTAGTTTTAAATAAAATTTAAAAATCTCTAAAATTCATAAAAAAATCTTAAAAATTCTATTTTTTAGTTTTAGAAATATTAAATTATGTAATAAAATTTTTAAGTTTTAAATATAAAATTTAGTATTTTTTTGAAATAGGAAACAAATTTATTTTTGTCCCTTCAAAATAATGTTTTTCTAAATTTAAAATTTTCTCTATAATTTAGTTACTTATTCCTATATTAACGTAAAATAAAATTCGAAATTTTAAAGATTTTTCTTAGATTTTGGATATTTTAAAATTTTTTGTTTGAAACTTGTAAATATTTTTGATTAAATTAAACAAAGGTGTTTGAGCTCGTATAAATGACCTCTTTATTGACAAAACATAACTTTTTTTTTTGTAACACTAACAGAACTTTTTCTTTCCACATATAAATGTAATAAAAAATACATCAGTTCACAGAAGATTCGTGGTCGTACCTGAAATCCACTACAAGAAAACATAATCTTAACGAGGGCGGTTTTCCTCGTTATTTCGTCGTAAAAGAGGCTTTACGACGAATTAGCGAGTAAACGCGTTTGCTCGTTACACGTCTGTCGTAACACATATTTCCTCGCTAATTCATCGTAACTTAGCGAGGAATATATTTCGTCGTAAAGACGAAATAGGGCGATTCGTCGTAAAGACCACGTCAATATTCCACGTAAGGACGTCGCTATAATTCCTCGTAAATACCTCAAAAATAGTTCCTCGTAATCTACACGTAAATACCTTGAAANNNNNNNNNNNNNNNNNNNNNNNNNNNNNNNNNNNNNNNNNNNNNNNNNNNNNNNNNNNNNNNNNNNNNNNNNNNNNNNNNNNNNNNNNNNNNNNNNNNNNNNNNNNNNNNNNNNNNNNNNNNNNNNNNNNNNNNNNNNNNNNNNNNNNNNNNNNNNNNNNNNNNNNNNNNNNNNNNNNNNNNNNNNNNNNNNNNNNNNNNNNNNNNNNNNNNNNNNNNNNNNNNNNNNNNNNNNNNNNNNNNNNNNNNNNNNNNNNNNNNNNNNNNNNNNNNNNNNNNNNNNNNNNNNNNNNNNNNNNNNNNNNNNNNNNNNNNNNNNNNNNNNNNNNNNNNNNNNNNNNNNNNNNNNNNNNNNNNNNNNNNNNNNNNNNNNNNNNNNNNNNNNNNNNNNNNNNNNNNNNNNNNNNNNNNNNNNNNNNNNNNNNNNNNNNNNNNNNNNNNNNNNNNNNNNNNNNNNNNNNNNNNNNNNNNNNNNNNNNNNNNNNNNNNNNNNNNNNNNNNNNNNNNNNNNNNNNNNNNNNNNNNNNNNNNNNNNNNNNNNNNNNNNNNNNNNNNNNNNNNNNNNNNNNNNNNNNNNNNNNNNNNNNNNNNNNNNNNNNNNNNNNNNNNNNNNNNNNNNNNNNNNNNNNNNNNNNNNNNNNNNNNNNNNNNNNNNNNNNNNNNNNNNNNNNNNNNNNNNNNNNNNNNNNNNNNNNNNNNNNNNNNNNNNNNNNNNNNNNNNNNNNNNNNNNNNNNNNNNNNNNNNNNNNNNNNNNNNNNNNNNNNNNNNNNNNNNNNNNNNNNNNNNNNNNNNNNNNNNNNNNNNNNNNNNNNNNNNNNNNNNNNNNNNNNNNNNNNNNNNNNNNNNNNNNNNNNNNNNNNNNNNNNNNNNNNNNNNNNNNNNNNNNNNNNNNNNNNNNNNNNNNNNNNNNNNNNNNNNNNNNNNNNNNNNNNNNNNNNNNNNNNNNNNNNNNNNNNNNNNNNNNNNNNNNNNNNNNNNNNNNNNNNNNNNNNNNNNNNNNNNNNNNNNNNNNNNNNNNNNNNNNNNNNNNNNNNNNNNNNNNNNNNNNNNNNNNNNNNNNNNNNNNNNNNNNNNNNNNNNNNNNNNNNNNNNNNNNNNNNNNNNNNNNNNNNNNNNNNNNNNNNNNNNNNNNNNNNNNNNNNNNNNNNNNNNNNNNNNNNNNNNNNNNNNNNNNNNNNNNNNNNNNNNNNNNNNNNNNNNNNNNNNNNNNNNNNNNNNNNNNNNNNNNNNNNNNNNNNNNNNNNNNNNNNNNNNNNNNNNNNNNNNNNNNNNNNNNNNNNNNNNGTATTTTGATCATTTTCCCTTTTTTCTAGTTTTTACACTACGAGGTATTTACGACGATTTATACTTACGTGGAATTAACATGTTTTATGTTTAAATCTTTTTACGTGGTCTTTACGACGATTTATGCTTACGTGGTCTTTACGACGATTCTTGGTTACGTGATCTTTACGACGATTTATGCTTACGTAGTATTTACGACGATTTCATCCTACGTGGAATTAACGAGTGTTATGTTNNNNNNNNNNNNNNNNNNNNNNNNNNNNNNNNNNNNNNNNNNNNNNNNNNNNNNNNNNNNNNNNNNNNNNNNNNNNNNNNNNNNNNNNNNNNNNNNNNNNNNNNNNNNNNNNNNNNNNNNNNNNNNNNNNNNNNNNNNNNNNNNNNNNNNNNNNNNNNNNNNNNNNNNNNNNNNNNNNNNNNNNNNNNNNNNNNNNNNNNNNNNNNNNNNNNNNNNNNNNNNNNNNNNNNNNNNNNNNNNNNNNNNNNNNNNNNNNNNNNNNNNNNNNNNNNNNNNNNNNNNNNNNNNNNNNNNNNNNNNNNNNNNNNNNNNNNNNNNNNNNNNNNNNNNNNNNNNNNNNNNNNNNNNNNNNNNNNNNNNNNNNNNNNNNNNNNNNNNNNNNNNNNNNNNNNNNNNNNNNNNNNNNNNNNNNNNNNNNNNNNNNNNNNNNNNNNNNNNNNNNNNNNNNNNNNNNNNNNNNNNNNNNNNNNNNNNNNNNNNNNNNNNNNNNNNNNNNNNNNNNNNNNNNNNNNNNNNNNNNNNNNNNNNNNNNNNNNNNNNNNNNNNNNNNNNNNNNNNNNNNNNNNNNNNNNNNNNNNNNNNNNNNNNNNNNNNNNNNNNNNNNNNNNNNNNNNNNNNNNNNNNNNNNNNNNNNNNNNNNNNNNNNNNNNNNNNNNNNNNNNNNNNNNNNNNNNNNNNNNNNNNNNNNNNNNNNNNNNNNNNNNNNNNNNNNNNNNNNNNNNNNNNNNNNNNNNNNNNNNNNNNNNNNNNNNNNNNNNNNNNNNNNNNNNNNNNNNNNNNNNNNNNNNNNNNNNNNNNNNNNNNNNNNNNNNNNNNNNNNNNNNNNNNNNNNNNNNNNNNNNNNNNNNNNNNNNNNNNNNNNNNNNNNNNNNNNNNNNNNNNNNNNNNNNNNNNNNNNNNNNNNNNNNNNNNNNNNNNNNNNNNNNNNNNNNNNNNNNNNNNNNNNNNNNNNNNNNNNNNNNNNNNNNNNNNNNNNNNNNNNNNNNNNNNNNNNNNNNNNNNNNNNNNNNNNNNNNNNNNNNNNNNNNNNNNNNNNNNNNNNNNNNNNNNNNNNNNNNNNNNNNNNNNNNNNNNNNNNNNNNNNNNNNNNNNNNNNNNNNNNNNNNNNNNNNNNNNNNNNNNNNNNNNNNNNNNNNNNNNNNNNNNNNNNNNNNNNNNNNNNNNNNNNNNNNNNNNNNNNNNNNNNNNNNNNNNNNNNNNNNNNNNNNNNNNNNNNNNNNNNNNNNNNNNNNNNNNNNNNNNNNNNNNNNNNNNNNNNNNNNNNNNNNNNNNNNNNNNNNNNNNNNNNNNNNNNNNNNNNNNNNNNNNNNNNNNNNNNNNNNNNNNNNNNNNNNNNNNNNNNNNNNNNNNNNNNNNNNNNNNNNNNNNNNNNNNNNNNNNNNNNNNNNNNNNNNNNNNNNNNNNNNNNNNNNNNNNNNNNNNNNNNNNNNNNNNNNNNNNNNNNNNNNNNNNNNNNNNNNNNNNNNNNNNNNNNNNNNNNNNNNNNNNNNNNNNNNNNNNNNNNNNNNNNNNNNNNNNNNNNNNNNNNNNNNNNNNNNNNNNNNNNNNNNNNNNNNNNNNNNNNNNNNNNNNNNNNNNNNNNNNNNNNNNNNNNNNNNNNNNNNNNNNNNNNNNNNNNNNNNNNNNNNNNNNNNNNNNNNNNNNNNNNNNNNNNNNNNNNNNNNNNNNNNNNNNNNNNNNNNNNNNNNNNNNNNNNNNNNNNNNNNNNNNNNNNNNNNNNNNNNNNNNNNNNNNNNNNNNNNNNNNNNNNNNNNNNNNNNNNNNNNNNNNNNNNNNNNNNNNNNNNNNNNNNNNNNNNNNNNNNNNNNNNNNNNNNNNNNNNNNNNNNNNNNNNNNNNNNNNNNNNNNNNNNNNNNNNNNNNNNNNNNNNNNNNNNNNNNNNNNNNNNNNNNNNNNNNNNNNNNNNNNNNNNNNNNNNNNNNNNNNNNNNNNNNNNNNNNNNNNNNNNNNNNNNNNNNNNNNNNNNNNNNNNNNNNNNNNNNNNNNNNNNNNNNNNNNNNNNNNNNNNNNNNNNNNNNNNNNNNNNNNNNNNNNNNNNNNNNNNNNNNNNNNNNNNNNNNNNNNNNNNNNNNNNNNNNNNNNNNNNNNNNNNNNNNNNNNNNNNNNNNNNNNNNNNNNNNNNNNNNNNNNNNNNNNNNNNNNNNNNNNNNNNNNNNNNNNNNNNNNNNNNNNNNNNNNNNNNNNNNNNNNNNNNNNNNNNNNNNNNNNNNNNNNNNNNNNNNNNNNNNNNNNNNNNNNNNNNNNNNNNNNNNNNNNNNNNNNNNNNNNNNNNNNNNNNNNNNNNNNNNNNNNNNNNNNNNNNNNNNNNNNNNNNNNNNNNNNNNNNNNNNNNNNNNNNNNNNNNNNNNNNNNNNNNNNNNNNNNNNNNNNNNNNNNNNNNNNNNNNNNNNNNNNNNNNNNNNNNNNNNNNNNNNNNNNNNNNNNNNNNNNNNNNNNNNNNNNNNNNNNNNNNNNNNNNNNNNNNNNNNNNNNNNNNNNNNNNNNNNNNNNNNNNNNNNNNNNNNNNNNNNNNNNNNNNNNNNNNNNNNNNNNNNNNNNNNNNNNNNNNNNNNNNNNNNNNNNNNNNNNNNNNNNNNNNNNNNNNNNNNNNNNNNNNNNNNNNNNNNNNNNNNNNNNNNNNNNNNNNNNNNNNNNNNNNNNNNNNNNNNNNNNNNNNNNNNNN
Proteins encoded in this window:
- the LOC106337432 gene encoding putative glucuronosyltransferase PGSIP8, yielding MDLQRGLMLLCCVLTVLVIKTTAYRERQLLQPQETAIDTENALVAVQDRGLKTRRPDHKNAYATMMYMGTPRDYEFYVATRVLIRSLRSLHVDADLVVIASLDVPLRWVQTLEAEDGAKVVRVENLDNPYRKQTNFNSRFKLTLNKLYAWALSDYDRVVMLHADNLFLKKTDELFQCGRFCAVFINPCIFHTGLFVLQPSVEVFKDMVHELQVGRENRDGADQGFLVSYFSDLLDQPLFRPPSNGSVLSGHLRLPLGYQMDASYFYLKLRWNIPCGPNSVITFPGAVWLKPWYWWSWPVLPLGLSWHEQRRATLGYSAEMTLVIIQAVFYLGIIVVTRLARPTITKLCYRRSDRNLTTIQAGFKFIALLSVVAAYVFPFFTIPHTIHPLIGWFLYLMASFALSSIPINTLLLPTLPVLTPWFGIFGTLLVMAFPWYPDGVVRALSVFGYAFCCAPFVWVAFLKITSHLQVLIEKEVLFPRLGESGTTSGFSKLY